The Terriglobales bacterium genomic sequence GCACTCGGCGCCCGGCCGGGCGAAGTCTTCGGAACCGTGCTGCGCGAAGGCCTGCTCCTCACCGCCGCCGGTGTAGCCGCCGGCCTGGCCCTGGCCCTGGCCTCGATGCGCCTCCTCGCCAGCCTGCTCGTGGGCGTCAGCCCCTTCGACCTCACGACCTTCGCCGCCTCCGCCCTCTTCCTCGCCGCCGTTGCCGCCATCGCGACCTTCCTCCCCGCCCACCGCGCCACCCGCATCGAGCCCCTGACCGCCCTGAGATCCGAGTAGCGCGGGCCTTATAGTAGATCCGAAACGAAATAGAGATGTGGGTGAGGTGATTTGGGGAGGCAGCACCAGGCGCTGGTGCACGACCTCTTTTCGAGGGCTTTTCACCGCTCAACAAAACTCGTAAGAATGTTTTGAGCGGGCATCCCGCTGCTACGAATCCGCGGGCCAAACATGCGATGTTTCCCAGGAGTCTTTCGAGCAGCGGGATGCGCTTGGTTCCTTGACGAATACTCAGAAGACGTCTGAACCTAGACTCACTATAAGGCTTTCGGCGGAGCCAGGCCAGCCCGTTCGATGAGGAGGCTTGGATATGACAGAAGCTACGCAAACGGCGACGGCCGAAAAAGAATGGGCTGCCTGGGCAGCCATCGATTGGGCCGATCAGAAGCACGCCTGGATTCTGCTCCCTGCCGGTGAGCGGGAGCCGGAAACCGGGGAGGTGGAGAGCACCCCGGAAGCGGTGGACGCCTGGGCGGCGGAACTGCAGCAGCGCTTTGCCGGCCGGCCGGTGGCGGTTTGTCTGGAACAGAGGCGAGGGCCCCTAGTGTACATGCTGGCCAAGTACGCGCACCTGGTGCTGTTCACCGTGCACCCGACCACCGCGGCGCAGTACCGGGAGACGTTCGCTCCCTCGGGAGCCAAGGACGACCGCAACGATGCGGCCTCCCTGTTGGACCTGCTGTTGCGCCATCGCGACCGCCTGCGGCC encodes the following:
- a CDS encoding FtsX-like permease family protein, with translation ASSIDPAAANFTAAPLAEYNGLLLFPLKVAASLLAALGVIAFLLAGVGLYGVISYSVSRRTRELGIRIALGARPGEVFGTVLREGLLLTAAGVAAGLALALASMRLLASLLVGVSPFDLTTFAASALFLAAVAAIATFLPAHRATRIEPLTALRSE